Below is a window of Euzebyales bacterium DNA.
CAGACGCGCGATCAGGACCCACGACCCGACGACGACGCCGAACCCCAGGACCGTGGCGAGCACGGTGGCACTGACCTCGAGCGAGACGCCGGGCGGGTTGGTCGCGCGCACGAGCAGCGGCCACAGCGGGAAGAACGCGCCCCGCAGGACCCCCGGGTCGGCCTCGATGGCCGCCGGCGTCGCGGCCTGCGCCTCGTAGCCCAGGCGTGCGGTCTCGATGTACCAGCTCGCGTCCAGGCGGCGCAGCAGGGCCCGGAGCTCGAGCGCGGGCTGCAACGACCAACCGGCCAGGACGGCGGCACACACGATCCCGCGCGACAGGCCGTACCACGCGAGCAGCCGACGGAGCACCGCCCGGTCCGGGCGGCCGTGTCGGCGGATGCCGTCGCCGCGACCGCCCGGACCGGGACCGGTCGCGCCGAGGCCCGCTCCGCCGACATCAGCGCCGCTCGGATCGGCATGGCCGACCGTCGGCGTCGCGTCGATCGCCGGTCGTACCGGCGCCGCTGCGCTGACATCCCCCCGCGGCGCCATCAGCCATCCCCCAGCCGGATCGCGTCGCCGGACCGCAGGTCGAGCCGCAGCGACGCGTCCGCGCCGCCGGCCACGATCGCGAGCCAGCCGAACGAGTCCTCCACGATGCCGAGCTCACCGGCGGCGAGGTCTGAGAAGCTGCCGACCCGGCGCACGTCGACGGTCTCGTGGTGCGTGCCGATCCGTACCGGACGTCCGCCGTCGAGTCCCGCACGGTGCAGGTCGCCCGTGGTGACGGTCATCTGGATGTTGCCATAGCAGTCGACGTGGCGGATGGATGCGGCGATCCGTCGGTCGCTGACGTCCGCAGCGCGGCCGGGCAACCGCTGCAGGTCGTCGACGGCCAGCTCGGGGCCGAACGCCGCTGGCTCCTCGCCACGCGCGAGGTGCGCCGCCACCGGCGCGAACACGTCGCGCCCGCGGAACACCGGCGAGACCGCATCGCGGTGCCACCGCCGCTCCGTCAACCTGTGCGCCG
It encodes the following:
- a CDS encoding SAM-dependent chlorinase/fluorinase, encoding MPPVITFLSDFGLTDPYTGICRAVIAAIAPTATVVDLMHTVPALDIGRGATALADCVTVAPAAVHLAVVDPDEQARPGVVLTAGDALLVGPDNGLLPPAADALGGARSAHRLTERRWHRDAVSPVFRGRDVFAPVAAHLARGEEPAAFGPELAVDDLQRLPGRAADVSDRRIAASIRHVDCYGNIQMTVTTGDLHRAGLDGGRPVRIGTHHETVDVRRVGSFSDLAAGELGIVEDSFGWLAIVAGGADASLRLDLRSGDAIRLGDG